The Festucalex cinctus isolate MCC-2025b chromosome 16, RoL_Fcin_1.0, whole genome shotgun sequence sequence TACGTGAACGAGCCTTTGGAAAAATTGATGTTTGAGGAGCTGCGGAATGCGTGTCGAGGAGGAGGTGAAGTGATGTTCATTTCCTGTAAACATCTGGTTCCACCTTTTGAGACTGCTCCTCATTCTGAGTGTGTTGCCATTCGTCAGGTGTGGGCGGCTTCCTTCCAGCCATGAAACAGATCGGAAATGTGGCGGCGCTGCCCGGCATCGTCCACGTGCGTATGGTGTTTACATTCAGTTATGGCCAGCAAGATGTGGGGTCATTtatgggacaaaaaaaacaaaacaaaacatcatttaGAAGAAAACGACCAAGGAAACCGTCACTTTGAGCAAAATGGCATtttagggagggggggggggtgtagctTGAAAACAATTTACTCAAAAGATGCTTGTTTTGAAACAAAAGTGCCATTTTGTAAGAAAGAGAGTCCATTTTGTCTCTGCGACCTCCACACGTGGGCTCACATGTACTTTCTCCCCCAGAGGTCCGTCGGCCTTCCAGACGTCCACTCAGGCTACGGCTTTGCCATCGGGAACATGGCGGCCTTCGACATGAATGACCCGGACGCAGTGGTGTCTCCAGGTAAGCCTCTCCATTCTGCAGGTGAGTATATTTGTTTACCAAGCTACTTCAgcgagggtgtgtgtgtgcgcgtatgcGGCAGGCGGCGTGGGCTTCGACATCAACTGCGGCGTGCGCCTGCTGAGGACCAACCTGGACGAGCGAGATGTGCAGCCCGTCAAGGAGCAGCTGGCGCAGTCGCTCTTTGACCACATCCCCGTCGGCGTCGGTTCCAAGGGCGTCATCCCCATGGGGGCCAAGTAAGGAGGGTGCTGAGGGAGTTAACTGAGTGGAGGGGGTCGCTGAGGGGTGTGGGTTGCTGGCAGGGACCTGGAGGAGGCGCTGGAGATGGGCGTGGACTGGTCGCTGCGGGAGGGGTACGCCTGGGCCGAGGATAAGGAGCACTGCGAGGAGTACGGCAGGATGCTGCAAGCCGACCCAAACAAGGTTTCATCCAAGGCCAAGAAGAGGGGCCTCCCCCAGGTACCTCCGCTAAGAAAGAGGACAGTTTACCACAAATAAAAGCATTCCatgtggtgaaaaaaaaaaaaaaaagacgttaaCTTTGAGGATGCTGCAAGGAGCGTGAGGAAGCgctaactttcttttttttgttttttttcagttgggAACGCTGGGAGCGGGAAATCACTACGCCGAGATCCAGGTGGTGGACGAGATCTACAATGACTACGCAGCCAAGAAAATGGGTGTTGACCACAAGGGGCAGGTGTGCGTCATGATCCACAGCGGCAGCAGAGGCCTTGGACATCAGGTGGCCACAGGTAGCCTTTTGCCCCGGTGACCATTCGTGCTGCTTTTCACATAACATTTCCCACAATCCTTTCAAGGGTGCTTGCTTGGATCCTTTTGAATGGTATTCCAATGTCAATATGATTACAAATGATCAGAAAAATAAGATGCCAATTTACacaaaagattttttatttattttttttatgaaagaaaaaaactaatttgaaataaaatgcaattatatgagggggaaaaatacatgtaaaaataattacattattaaaattgtcatttcaaaaaaaggagaaaaaaagtgcagttttgaggatttttttttcttttacaatacAAATATGGACTTTCATATGAAACAAATATCATTTGAGAAAAAGAATGCAATTTGGCAGTGGGGAAATTATTTGAATTTAGAATGAATGTTGTCGTATCATCTTAAATGTTGAAAGCAATTTTTAAAAGCGCTTAAATGTGATCACATAAACTGGACTACCCAAAACGAAAAGGActactttttaactttttttttttttttaaatgtctttttgaCAACAAAAGGTAATTACAAAACTAAAGTAACTTTTTTGTAATACCCTTAATAAAATGAGACGTTATTCCATTATTTTGGGAAAATCATACTATTCGCAAAAGATGACAACTTTTAATTGCAACAACTTTTTTCTTGGAAtgccagatttaaaaaaaaaaaaaacctttattctCAAATCTTACTTCTCTTAaacatttattgtaattttacatatttttttcctatttttttttaaagctgcactttgcccacaaatatctttacaatagcctttttatttgaccatttatgaaacatttttttaaattagtagattaacactttagttgttcacaatgggtactcctgcaagcatctggccaatagttttcagactggatttgggtTCGAATTTTCCACCCTCTGTCTGCAGATGTGATGTCATGTGCACATTATGTTGGGGAAGAGAAAAAGGAGTTTCATTTTtaggccacaggtggcagtaacaATTCAAAATCAATATTCTGCGTTCTGTAGCTTCAAATAAAGAGTAaaagtagtttttaaaaaatctgacTCTACTCTcagaacatgttttattttattttttttccaatgattATTTTGCGGTGGCGGGCAGACGCGCTGGTGGCCATGGAGAAGGCCATGAAGCGCGACAAGATCACGGTCAATGACCGACAGCTAGCGTGCGCTCGCATCACGTCACAGGAAGGACAGGACTACTTGAAGGGAATGGCTGCCGCCGGCAATTACGCTTGGGTCAATCGCTCGTCCATGACCTTCCTCAGCAGGcaggtaacaaaacaaaaaatgaccagaaaccaaACGCCTCTTTGcggaagtttttttgttttagcttGTGAACTGCGTGTGTTCGAGGCGTTCTCCAAAGTGTTCCAGAGTACGCCGGACGACTTGGACATGCACGTCATCTATGACGTGTCGCACAACATCGCCAAGGTGGAGGAGCACATGGTGGATGGGCGCCAGCGTACCCTGCTGGTGCACCGCAAGGGCTCCACGCGCGCCTTCCCACCCCACCACCCGCTCATCCCCGTTGACTACCAGGTCAGACGTCGCCGCCAATCGCACATGacacttacattttttttcttttgactgaccttgtgtgtgtgtgtgtgtccagttGACAGGCCAGCCGGTGCTGATCGGAGGAACTATGGGCACGTGCAGCTATGTGCTCACCGGCACCGAGCAAGGCATGACCAACACCTTCGGAACCACCTGTCACGGAGCGGTATGTGTCTTCGAAACTGAACACAAATCACACCAATAAGgtttagaaaaacaaacaaaatattttgtgggcgtgtttgcgccggtatatgattagagcagtgcctctcaaatagtggggcaggcccccccaaatagtggggcgggcccccccagtgGGGTGCAagactccatcaaggggggcgcgtttgaacctcggggaacatgcttttttatttgtatttatttttttactgtcctagaataaagtgcaattgcacctccaatacattagggggcagtggcgctctcattattggcagagtgtgcgcagggagcatttcccaagtggtgtaggggttttgtttgcactgagcatgcgcgctttgcacacagcaaaaaaataagcacaaattatttgatatttttgttttgcaggttttttttgtttaataatttgctcctgagttaatgttggtaatcagtttgaatgtattattatttattgattttatgtatttttatttttccgtatcatatgatTTGACAtgctcagtcaaaaaatgtttagtttaattaaggatttaattttatttttgaatttcagatgcactttagatCTTTTCTATTACAGTTAATAGTTATTCGtttttgtaagttggtccatatttttctttttctaattcTCTTAtgcgttaatacggatacaatgttatgcagaggtgttcttataacaattttatatacaaatgatactatttatagtcgcgggggaggagggggggggggatgttttcttcttacttgggggacatgacagaaaataattgagaagcactggattagagcaatatcccaatattttgcgctattacctaacgcagcgcattcttagtgaatatgcccctaagTGTGGATATACTTTACCCGGTGGGCACGCAGGGTCGAGCTCTGTCCCGCGCCAAATCCCGCCGCAATCTGGACTTCCAGGACGTTCTGGATCAGCTGGCCGACAAAGGCATCGCCATCCGAGTGGCGTCCCCCAAACTGGTGATGGAGGAGGTGGGCCCGCACGCACTTGGACCTTTTTGGCGCACATCTTCAGGCCGCCGACTTTTGTCTCGTGTTTTTCGCTGTCTGTCTTCAGGCTCCTGAGTCGTACAAAAACGTGACGGATGTGGTCAATACGTGTCACGACGCCGGCATCAGCAGGAAGGCCATCAAGCTGAGACCCATCGCCGTCATCAAAGGATAATGGAGGCCAATGACAAACAATCCAAATCCAAATAAACGCTGTCTTGCTTCAATCGACTTGTGTCAGAGATCACTCCAAAGGTCTGATTTGACCAAACACCAACCTATTGATGAGTCAACTAACCAATCGGTCAATTAAGTAACCCCAAGTAAGCATTTGATCAGCCAACCAGTGTTAACTCAAATTAATCAAATGACAAACCAACCGACTAGTCAGCTAACTATTTGACCATCCAACCATGGAAACTGACTGACCATCCAACTAATTACCAACTACTCTAACAGGCCCTACTACCAACTAGCTATGCTACGTACACATTGACTATAACTATCCAGCTGAAGATATGAAAAGGCAAAGAGAACAAAAGTAGCTTATTAAAATTATTCATCTGTCGATAACACTTCCAATTAAAACAATTATAGACATTTAAAAGTAAAGGGAAAATTAAAAGACCATATAgttaaattgattttaaaactgcATAAAAGAAAGCATTCATACCGCCGGCAACTTATACCATTTGCATGCAGCGTAACGTCGAaaagcagcttcaccatgtttgcgttGATAACTGGGCTTAATACTCAATTAGCATTTCCTTAATGCAATCAGGACCAacctaactttttattttttttttaggattggaCTAATATGTTATGATCTCTTTGTTCTGACCGGAACCCGAGCTGCTGAATGGGGGAGTCCAGTCAAAAGACCaccgcagtttttttttttttttttttttaaataaaatatatatatataaaaaaaaaaaaaaaacgttaaaaaaaataaattaaaaaaaaaaagaccaccgcAGTaatcaatagggatgtaacgataccggcaatatcgtgatattaaaactgccacaatatcatagtcattttcatgatatttaaaacctatacgtgttgaaaaaaaaaaaaaaaagtcaggttgattttcatttgtgcagttatagcaccctctgatggctagtGTTTTagagcagtttaattttcattaggtatgttttggctcttctatgtttaaaacacactaattgtcagatgtagGGGATtgaaatatgcttgtgaactgagtcaatatgtggaggaactcaatgtgggcttacATGAGCACTTAAGTGCTTCAATACAATACACTATACACAATacactattgtgcttttttttttagtatgagctttttttttcttacaatattgtgaccttttttaaatattgccaacctccccacaatatcgtgataattatcgtattatgaccttcatatcgtgatatcgtattgtaatatttggatattgttacatccctagtaatcaaGTCTATTGTCAACAAGCCAGCTGAGTGATCAACCAATTCGTTAACTATTCATCCCATCAACTAATCAACCACCTGATCAATAAAGCAATTAAGCAGGTGAACGGCCACACCGGGCAGCAAGGACACACACCCATCACAGATACATTTGGGCTAAccaaattaatcaatcaattaacCATCAATTACGTGAGCAAGCCACCATAGACAGAAATATGTGGACAGTTAGACACCTAAATGTAATGTCAACTTCAACTCGTGATTTGCTTCCAGGGAAAACATCTTCAACACAGTTGTCAAAACGTTCGAGTCTTCAAAACGCTCCGATGACATCAAGGCACAGACGTCACAAACTCACCGAAACGTCGTTGTTTGAAGACGTCACAGAGACAAACTCTGCTCACCGCTTCTCGTCTGCCCGCCGGCTTcaattggtgtttttttttttttttttttttttccccctcttcttGGGGTGGGTGGTCGTGAAAGCGGAAGTCATGCAGGACGACGCGTACCGGGTCCACGCGGACGTGGTCTTCCCCATCGTTGCCAAGCACCTGGAGCGGATGGCGGCAGCGCAGTGGGTCCTGCTCGCCAACGGAACCCCCGACTCggccacgcagctcctgctgGCCGACATGTGTGCGCGCGCCTCGCACAAGCTTTGCACGCACGCCGCCGTGCTGATGGCGGCGGAGCGCGAGCGCGGCCGGCCGGTGGTAACTGTGACCGTGATCGGCGGCCTGGCGGCCGTACTGGCGGCAGCGCTGGACGTCCCGGCCCAACTGAGCGTCAGCTCCCAGAAGTTGGATGCAGTGCTGCAGGAGGAGGTGCGCGCACGTGTCAAAGCTACCTTGGCTGCGCGCGCGGTCACGCCTCTCTACGTGCCGGCCACCTTCACTGAGACGGAAGTTCTGGCCAAGATGGTTCTGCTGACAGGCGGAGTCCTCAAGGTCCACCTGAGCAAACGCGACTGCCACAAAGAAGCACCCTCCACCAGGAATGCGTGCAGCCTGGAAATAAATGAGACCGCTGAGGCCGTCCGACAAATTCTCCGGAAGTGGACTGAtcccaaacaggaagtgaagaaAACAGCAGTGGAAATTGTGCGCATCATCATCAAAGACCTGCACGACCCCGGCTCCACAGACGTGAGGCGTGTTCCGTTGTCTGGTCCTCACTTCAACCTGGCTCTCATCAAGGACCCTCTGATGCGCTTCTTCCAATG is a genomic window containing:
- the rtcb gene encoding RNA-splicing ligase RtcB homolog isoform X2 → MFEELRNACRGGGVGGFLPAMKQIGNVAALPGIVHRSVGLPDVHSGYGFAIGNMAAFDMNDPDAVVSPGGVGFDINCGVRLLRTNLDERDVQPVKEQLAQSLFDHIPVGVGSKGVIPMGAKDLEEALEMGVDWSLREGYAWAEDKEHCEEYGRMLQADPNKVSSKAKKRGLPQLGTLGAGNHYAEIQVVDEIYNDYAAKKMGVDHKGQVCVMIHSGSRGLGHQVATDALVAMEKAMKRDKITVNDRQLACARITSQEGQDYLKGMAAAGNYAWVNRSSMTFLSRQAFSKVFQSTPDDLDMHVIYDVSHNIAKVEEHMVDGRQRTLLVHRKGSTRAFPPHHPLIPVDYQLTGQPVLIGGTMGTCSYVLTGTEQGMTNTFGTTCHGAGRALSRAKSRRNLDFQDVLDQLADKGIAIRVASPKLVMEEAPESYKNVTDVVNTCHDAGISRKAIKLRPIAVIKG
- the rtcb gene encoding RNA-splicing ligase RtcB homolog isoform X1; its protein translation is MSRNYNDELQYLDKIDTNCWRIKKGFVPNMKVEGLFYVNEPLEKLMFEELRNACRGGGVGGFLPAMKQIGNVAALPGIVHRSVGLPDVHSGYGFAIGNMAAFDMNDPDAVVSPGGVGFDINCGVRLLRTNLDERDVQPVKEQLAQSLFDHIPVGVGSKGVIPMGAKDLEEALEMGVDWSLREGYAWAEDKEHCEEYGRMLQADPNKVSSKAKKRGLPQLGTLGAGNHYAEIQVVDEIYNDYAAKKMGVDHKGQVCVMIHSGSRGLGHQVATDALVAMEKAMKRDKITVNDRQLACARITSQEGQDYLKGMAAAGNYAWVNRSSMTFLSRQAFSKVFQSTPDDLDMHVIYDVSHNIAKVEEHMVDGRQRTLLVHRKGSTRAFPPHHPLIPVDYQLTGQPVLIGGTMGTCSYVLTGTEQGMTNTFGTTCHGAGRALSRAKSRRNLDFQDVLDQLADKGIAIRVASPKLVMEEAPESYKNVTDVVNTCHDAGISRKAIKLRPIAVIKG